In Paenibacillus sp. J23TS9, a single genomic region encodes these proteins:
- a CDS encoding glucose-1-phosphate adenylyltransferase, with protein MNKKDCIAMLLAGGEGRRLAPLTSKQAKPAVPFGGRYRIIDFPLSNCVNSGIDTIGVLTQYEAESLHKHIGEGEPWGLQNKGENGITLLPSYNTGSAEYLGTADAIYKNIEYIDGQHPEHVLILSGDHIYHMDYNKMLQFHKQQGAEATISVMEVPWEEASRFGVMSVNDELRISEFAEKPAEPESNLASMGIYLFQWDYLRRHLLEDAADSSSSHDFGKDLIPKMLNEQNRMFAYRFDGYWKDVGTVNSLWEAHMDLLANDSSWKLHNSEWPMYSRPWRTKVNSHKTRTGVAANCLISETSSMDGSAYQSVVFCGVEVGKFSEIKDSIVMPNVKIGRNVHIERAIIGEGAVIKEGAVIKGTADQVVVIGPYETVLPKPTVRTQPSRLLQDVYEKTGRLRAEGLSS; from the coding sequence ATGAATAAGAAAGATTGCATCGCCATGTTGCTTGCCGGAGGTGAAGGCCGCAGACTCGCACCTCTGACATCTAAACAGGCAAAGCCGGCTGTACCTTTTGGCGGTCGCTACCGCATAATCGATTTTCCTCTCAGCAACTGTGTGAATTCGGGTATCGATACGATCGGTGTCCTTACACAGTATGAGGCAGAATCGCTCCATAAACATATCGGAGAAGGTGAACCATGGGGTCTCCAGAATAAAGGAGAGAACGGAATTACCCTGCTCCCTTCCTACAATACAGGATCCGCAGAATACTTAGGAACAGCTGACGCCATCTATAAAAACATTGAATATATAGACGGTCAACATCCTGAACATGTTCTTATTCTTTCGGGAGATCATATTTACCACATGGATTACAATAAAATGCTTCAATTTCACAAGCAGCAAGGAGCCGAAGCCACAATTTCCGTAATGGAGGTTCCTTGGGAAGAAGCGAGCCGTTTCGGAGTGATGAGTGTAAACGATGAGCTCCGCATTTCTGAATTTGCAGAAAAACCTGCAGAACCGGAAAGCAATTTGGCTTCCATGGGCATTTATCTTTTCCAATGGGATTATCTTCGCCGTCATCTGTTGGAGGATGCAGCTGATTCATCTTCCAGTCATGATTTCGGGAAAGACTTGATTCCAAAAATGCTAAACGAGCAAAACCGTATGTTCGCTTACCGCTTCGATGGTTACTGGAAAGACGTTGGTACCGTCAATAGCCTGTGGGAAGCTCATATGGATCTGCTGGCCAATGATTCCTCCTGGAAGCTGCATAACAGTGAATGGCCAATGTATTCACGTCCGTGGCGCACAAAGGTTAATTCGCATAAAACCAGAACGGGAGTGGCAGCAAATTGTCTGATTTCCGAGACCAGCTCGATGGATGGATCGGCTTATCAGTCTGTCGTGTTTTGCGGTGTTGAAGTCGGCAAATTCTCCGAGATCAAAGACAGCATCGTAATGCCAAACGTTAAAATTGGGCGCAATGTCCATATTGAACGTGCCATTATCGGTGAAGGTGCAGTGATCAAGGAAGGTGCAGTCATTAAAGGAACGGCTGATCAAGTGGTTGTCATCGGGCCTTATGAAACCGTACTGCCAAAACCAACGGTTCGTACCCAGCCTTCCCGCTTGCTTCAGGATGTATACGAAAAGACAGGTCGTCTTCGTGCCGAGGGCTTATCCTCATAA